In Antedon mediterranea chromosome 10, ecAntMedi1.1, whole genome shotgun sequence, one genomic interval encodes:
- the LOC140060148 gene encoding probable ATP-dependent RNA helicase DDX28: protein MLSYYFSGKSMYFLYSQVCRRCLNINRLYGSVAVKDAFNNQESDGLEVIRIPRNLAKGIDKLKTGKGPVKWKGRVFTAKPGKEIISAKRKEFNHYMNQKYDKFAQPKLASHGWKHKKSKGDYFTILAYKSNPSYLGKKPDSNGIERKISFDDLPLHKSLKDALCTMSVDYPTKIQYNAIPSLLEGKNVLFAAETGSGKTLAYLLPLLNMLYNERDTFGMKAEPKHPSALILVPTRELAIQVEKVGRLLTSENSVTIRHLEGSKSKKTMLHTFKTPVDIIISTPGPLIGCLREKFVSMKHIHHVVIDEVDTMLDGSFSNNIIRILQNVNICLGNWSHNYPPIEAQLILVGATLPKHYSEILSEIITEKSLTVISTSHLHRVMPHVNQKFIRMSSSEKSVHILELAAKNDKRGIRTIIFCNEIDSCNWMSAFLQDHKIKVIRLNGNLLPQYRVGMLQAFHNGYCNILVATDIASRGIDTTNVHHVVNFDFPNHMSDYIHRVGRVGRVGSHSNGHVTNFIVHKWDVELVHKIERAVRRQVDLPSVDADISRKHIDRLSSTLLDDIV, encoded by the exons ATGTTATCTTATTATTTTTCGGGAAAATctatgtattttttgtattctCAG gtttgTAGAAgatgtctaaatattaatagaTTGTATGGCAGTGTTGCAGTTAAAGATGCTTTTAATAACCAG GAGTCCGATGGCTTGGAAGTAATCCGCATACCACGGAATCTTGCCAAGGGCATTGATAAACTGAAAACCGGCAAAGGGCCAGTGAAATGGAAAGGACGAGTGTTTACGGCAAAACCAGGAAAGGAAATCATCTCTGCGAAGAGAAAAGAGTTCAACCATTATATGAATCaaaagtatgataaatttgCTCAACCAAAGCTAGCTTCACATGGCTGGAAACATAAGAAATCTAAGGGAGACTACTTCACCATTCTTGCATACAAAAgt aaCCCTTCCTACCTTGGTAAGAAACCAGATAGCAATGGTATTGAAAGGAAGATAAGCTTTGATGATCTTCCATTGCACAAGTCACTTAAGGATGCACTATGCACAATGAGTGTTGATTATCCAACAAAAATTCAA TACAATGCAATACCATCCTTATTAGAGGGGAAGAATGTACTATTTGCAGCTGAAACAGGCAGTGGAAAGACCTTGGCTTATCTGCTTCCACTCCTCAATATGTTGTACAATGAAAGAGATACATTTGGTATGAAAGCTGAACCAAAACATCCCAGTGCTTTGATATTAGTACCAACTAGAGAACTTGCCATACAAGTTGAG AAAGTAGGACGGTTATTAACATCTGAGAACAGTGTCACCATACGCCATCTGGAAGGATCAAAATCAAAG aAAACCATGCTACATACTTTCAAGACTCCAGTGGACATCATCATATCAACACCTGGTCCATTGATAGGCTGTTTAAGAGAGA AATTTGTGTCTATGAAGCACATTCACCATGTtgttattgatgaggtagatacaATGTTAGATGGCAGCTTCTCCAATAACATAATTAGGATTCTTCAAAATGTGAAT ATTTGCCTTGGTAACTGGTCGCATAACTATCCACCAATTGAGGCTCAGTTGATATTGGTTGGAGCTACCTTACCAAAACACTATTCAGAAATTCTTAGTGAAATTATTACC GAGAAATCACTAACAGTAATATCCACATCTCACCTTCACCGTGTTATGCCCCATGTCAACCAAAAGTTCATCCGAATGTCAAGTTCAGAAAAATCAg tTCACATTTTGGAGTTGGCTGCAAAGAATGACAAAAGAGGAATTCGtactattatattttgtaatgaaaTAGACAGCTGTAACTGGATGTCAGCATTCTTACAAGATCATAAAATTAAAGTCATCAGACTGAATGGAAATTTATTACCACAG TATCGAGTTGGGATGCTACAAGCCTTTCACAATGGTTACTGTAACATTCTTGTTGCTACAGACATCGCTTCTCGTGGCATAGACACAACAAAT GTGCACCATGTTGTCAATTTTGACTTTCCCAACCATATGTCAGACTATATCCACCGAGTTGGTCGAGTCGGCAGAGTTGGTAGCCACAGCAATGGTCATGTTACTAATTTTATCGTACATAAATGGGATGTTGAACTTGTTCACAAAATTGag aGGGCAGTGAGAAGACAGGTTGATCTACCAAGTGTTGATGCTGATATTTCAAGAAAGCACATTGACCGATTGTCAAGTACACTGTTAGATGATATTGTATAG